The Obesumbacterium proteus DNA window ATCCGCACGCCTGATGAATTAGAAAGCAAGCTGGAGCAGGCGCTGGCGGTGAAGAATCGTTTAGTGTTTGTCGACGTTACCATTGATGAAACTGAGCACGTTTATCCGATGCAAATTCGCGGCGGATCAATGGACGAAATGTGGTTAAGCAAAACGGAGAGGACTTAATAATGCGCCGGATTTTATCTGTATTACTGGAAAACGAATCAGGCGCACTGTCCCGCGTGGTCGGCCTGTTCTCTCAGCGTGGCTATAACATTGAAAGTTTGACCGTTGCTCCTACGGACGATCCCACGCTTTCGCGCATGACGATCCAAACCGTCGGTGATGCGAAAGTGCTTGAGCAAATTGAAAAGCAGCTCCACAAACTGGTAGATGTTTTGCGTGTGAGCGAGTTGGTGCAGGGCTCGCACGTTGAGCGTGAAATTATGTTAGTGAAGTTACAGGCAACGGGTTATGGACGTGAAGAAGTGAAGCGCAGCACCGACATTTTCCGTGGGCAAATCGTGGATGTCACCGCGGCGCTTTACACAGTTCAGCTAGTCGGTACCAGCGACAAGCTTGATGCCTTCTTAAGCGCCGTACGAGAGGTTGCTGAAATTGTTGAAGTAGCCCGTTCAGGTGTTGTCGGGGTATCTCGTGGTGACAAAATAATGCGTTAACACAGGTCAATTTTCTGCGTAATAGTGCTATTTAGAGGCTCAGCTTTGTGCTGGGCCTCTTACTTTTTCTTATTTGCTGATGCCTTTCAGCAAAAGCGGTTGCTCCTTTCTTCTTTATGCGGTTAGATCATTTGTATCGATGACCATTCGGTCTTCTTAATTAATTTGATGCGTAAGGGGATAACGTGAAGTTGGATGAAATCGCGCGTCTTGCTGGAGTTTCGCGGACGACGGCCAGTTATGTCATTAACGGTAAGGCCAAACAGTACCGTGTGAGTGATAAAACGGTTGAAAAAGTGATGGCTGTGGTACGTGAGCATAACTATCATCCAAACGCCGTGGCTGCAGGTTTACGTGCTGGCCGCACCCGTTCTATTGGGCTGGTTATTCCTGATTTGGAAAACACCAGCTACACCCGCATTGCAAACTATCTTGAGCGTCAGGCACGCCAAAGAGGCTATCAGCTGTTGATCGCCTGTTCAGAAGATCAGCCAGATAACGAAATGCGGTGTATCGAGCACCTGTTACAGCGTCAGGTTGATGCCATCATTGTCTCGACCGCTCTGCCGCCGGAACACCCGTTCTACCAGCGTTGGGTCAACGATCCTTTGCCGATCATTGCGCTGGATCGTGCGTTAGATCCTGAAAACTTTATTAGCGTTGTGGGGGCCGATCGTGAGGATTCCGAGATGTTGGCGGAAGAATTACGCAAATTCCCGGCTAAATCGGTTCTGTATCTCGGTGCTTTGCCTGAGCTGTCGGTGAGTTTCTTACGCGAGCAGGGATTCCGAGACGCATGGCGCGACGATCCGCGTGAAGTGCAATATCTTTACACCAATAGCTACGAACGTGATGCCGCGGGCGTAGCGTTCTCTAATTGGCTTAAAGATAATGAAATGCCGCAGGCTTTGTTCACCACGTCATTCCCGCTTCTGCAGGGGGTGCTGGATGTCACGTTGAAGCATCATGGTCATTTGCCAACCGATCTTGCGATCGCAACCTTTGGCGACAATGAGCTACTGGATTTCCTCGATTGCCCTGTTTTATCGGTGGGGCAACGCCATCGTGATATCGCCGAACGCGTACTGGAATTGGTATTGGCGAGTTTGGATGAGCCGAAGAAGCCAAAAGCGGGTTTAAGCCGAATGCGTCGTGTACTGCTCAAGCGTGGTCGCCTTAACCGGATGTAATGCCGAAAGAATTAAGTAAAACGATGAAGTGAGAAGGCGCCGGTGGTAACCGGCGCTTTTTTTACGCCTGTACTTTATTGACCTGAACTTTATTGGCATGGGCAGACACTTTAAACAGCCTGCGGCAATAATCTAAAAATAGCCGTAGGCGACACCCATTGCCATCGATACCACGGCGTTACTGGTGACCGCCGCGATAATTTGCGCACCGTCGGCACCCACAGACCACAAAATAATGGCGTATACCGGCGACTGAAAAGAGACATAGGCAAGCAGATCGGCCACGATTTTAGCCGCTCCGGTTGGGCTGCAACGCTGTGACTGACGAATAAACCAATCACGATATATGCCATACGGCCAAGCGATAAGAATGTTGACCGGAATGGAAAGTAGGCGAGATGACAGTGATTGGCTAAAGCTCATTCCAGAGAGAAAGACTTCAATCGCCATACCGACGATGAAGGAGTAAACCACCAGTGCAAAAATATCGGCGGCTGCACTACGAGCACGAGAATCGGATGAAAACATAACGGCTAACTCCATGTTGAAACTAGTCATTAATACTGGTTTTGCTTGCTCTTAATGGTTTTATGAACTGCTTATTTTTGTATGAATAGCATACATGCTCGCCGTATGTTTTTTAACTAGTGAAAAATTATTATTTAAAGACGGATTTGCTACAAAAATCTGCGCGAATGACAAGAATGGGCAAAACGCATGATTTATCACCATGCCGGTAATTTTTATGTTCTTATTCAATTTCTTGGATGGAAATCGTACAGGGAAGGATAATGAATGGTTTGTGTTGTTCTAATAATCGTCTGAATAAAATAAAAATGAATATTTGAGAACTATCTGAGGTGGTAAGGATTGAGAGAACGAAATACTCAATGCCTTTTGAATAAAGGCAGTTAGATAATTAATCCTCAAACCGATTATTATCTCGGGATAAAGTGAGATAAAATGGTTATCAGAAAAACTATGTTGAATGGTAATTAAATTATTTTATTGATTTTTAAAGGTATTTTTAATTTTCTGACGACGATTGGCTAAGGTTGAATTAGCTTTATATTTACTACTGTAAAGCGTATGTAAATTATACAAGACATGTTCAAAATGAGAGCCATATTGCAAAGTCTGGTTAAATTTTAATTTTTGGTAAAAATTTTGTGTTTCTCGTTAGTAACACTCCCTTCCAAGAATTTCCCTTAATTTATCATGATGTTAATTTTATTATTTCTCTTTCAGAGTTTTCGTTGTGAATGGTTTTAATTTCACTTCAGGCAAAAATAATCCCAAACCGCATCCGCTCTGGCTTGACAAGGTTTTCCTACCCTCCGTAAACTTCCTTATGTGGGAATTTGTGGTGTAAAGTGGTGAGATGGGGCAACGAGGGGTAATTTAGGTATGTTTCGTGGCGCAACAACCATCAACCTTGACGGTAAAGGACGCTTAGCGGTTCCAATGCGCTATCGCGAATTACTGCTTGAGGAATCGCAAGGTCAAATGGTTTGCACCATCGATCTCCATCAGCCATGCCTATTGCTTTACACACTTCCGCAGTGGGAAGTGATTGAACAAAAACTATCGCGTCTTTCGAGTATGAATCCTGTCGAGCGTCGCATTCAGCGTCTGCTGCTAGGTCATGCCAGCGAATGCCAGATGGATAGCGCCGGTCGATTGCTGATTGCAAGTACGTTGCGACAGCATGCTGGGCTTACAAAACAAGTGATGCTAGTTGGGCAGTTCAACAAGTTTGAACTGTGGGATGAAGAAAACTGGTATCAACAGGTCAAGGAAGATATTGACGCACAACAGACCGCAACGGAGCCTTTATCCGAGCGGCTACAGGATTTGTCGTTATAGTCATGTCAGAAGAAAATTACCAACACAAGACCGTGTT harbors:
- the ilvN gene encoding acetolactate synthase small subunit encodes the protein MRRILSVLLENESGALSRVVGLFSQRGYNIESLTVAPTDDPTLSRMTIQTVGDAKVLEQIEKQLHKLVDVLRVSELVQGSHVEREIMLVKLQATGYGREEVKRSTDIFRGQIVDVTAALYTVQLVGTSDKLDAFLSAVREVAEIVEVARSGVVGVSRGDKIMR
- the cra gene encoding catabolite repressor/activator, with product MKLDEIARLAGVSRTTASYVINGKAKQYRVSDKTVEKVMAVVREHNYHPNAVAAGLRAGRTRSIGLVIPDLENTSYTRIANYLERQARQRGYQLLIACSEDQPDNEMRCIEHLLQRQVDAIIVSTALPPEHPFYQRWVNDPLPIIALDRALDPENFISVVGADREDSEMLAEELRKFPAKSVLYLGALPELSVSFLREQGFRDAWRDDPREVQYLYTNSYERDAAGVAFSNWLKDNEMPQALFTTSFPLLQGVLDVTLKHHGHLPTDLAIATFGDNELLDFLDCPVLSVGQRHRDIAERVLELVLASLDEPKKPKAGLSRMRRVLLKRGRLNRM
- the mraZ gene encoding division/cell wall cluster transcriptional repressor MraZ, which gives rise to MFRGATTINLDGKGRLAVPMRYRELLLEESQGQMVCTIDLHQPCLLLYTLPQWEVIEQKLSRLSSMNPVERRIQRLLLGHASECQMDSAGRLLIASTLRQHAGLTKQVMLVGQFNKFELWDEENWYQQVKEDIDAQQTATEPLSERLQDLSL